The Halorhabdus sp. BNX81 genome includes a region encoding these proteins:
- a CDS encoding uracil-DNA glycosylase family protein codes for MQPRCRVDDVTYVSDAAFNPFGFDPDDERFVPGYGDVEADFQVIGDHPGIHGGVTTSVPFTETAGADRLQDALVRGGLLRKAGTPPTVDSTYLSYLHPSVPERAPSDDEYTREETFLEAEVRAIAAHVLLPVGERATRWVFENMTTEPSDDIDMAALHATEIVGSGWLVVPIADPDTWDEDDGQKLADALRELQQQDYRREADLGRLAGGGGAYYVR; via the coding sequence ATGCAACCCAGGTGCCGAGTGGACGACGTGACTTACGTTTCGGACGCGGCGTTCAATCCATTCGGTTTCGATCCTGACGATGAGCGATTCGTCCCCGGATACGGTGACGTCGAGGCGGACTTCCAGGTGATCGGCGACCATCCAGGGATTCACGGCGGCGTCACGACCAGCGTGCCGTTCACGGAAACAGCTGGCGCGGACCGCTTGCAGGACGCGCTGGTTCGGGGCGGATTGCTTCGGAAGGCAGGGACGCCACCGACGGTCGATTCGACGTATCTCTCGTACCTTCACCCGAGTGTGCCCGAGCGAGCACCGAGCGACGACGAGTACACTCGCGAGGAGACGTTCCTCGAGGCCGAAGTCCGTGCGATCGCGGCCCACGTTCTCCTGCCGGTCGGCGAGCGTGCGACCAGGTGGGTTTTCGAGAACATGACGACGGAACCGAGCGACGACATCGACATGGCGGCGCTACACGCCACAGAGATCGTCGGCAGCGGGTGGCTCGTTGTGCCCATCGCCGATCCGGACACGTGGGACGAAGACGACGGGCAGAAACTCGCAGACGCACTCCGTGAACTCCAGCAGCAGGATTATCGACGAGAGGCCGATCTGGGTCGGCTCGCCGGTGGCGGCGGGGCGTATTACGTCCGATGA
- a CDS encoding DUF5784 family protein has protein sequence MAKPLRFRRSNERWTADRVRSALYQSLNQAIGATMGRPWFRQPEGYDARRFDMDNGDVALFTWSDDVAYWMGNTETPRALWQTEKYTFEEVPDAVAEWAERELLAQLHEEAPWLAEYPTLSWFFLPVLLSKDGRHTSREFFRDHAAGFPDCDRETALSYYEELLEGGVFPDRYEMAAKLGTAETLNLTRMSATMSEFTVAKLLDEAGYDLAPENEVSSGHSIDFRVDGDEQTGRLVEVTRPLPPSKRSAGSAVAAIKETVATKTGGQLADHGGGVTLFVDCSSFDDGEWARILDEQPEIGHRPAVVFRVRPGGNTEAYTLGSVPIALPDDVELA, from the coding sequence GTGGCGAAGCCGCTTCGATTCCGGCGTTCGAACGAGCGCTGGACCGCCGACCGCGTTCGATCCGCCCTCTATCAGTCGCTGAACCAGGCCATCGGTGCGACGATGGGCCGACCGTGGTTCCGCCAGCCCGAGGGGTACGACGCCCGCCGGTTCGACATGGACAACGGCGACGTGGCGCTGTTCACCTGGAGCGACGACGTCGCCTACTGGATGGGCAACACCGAGACGCCGCGGGCGCTCTGGCAGACCGAGAAGTACACGTTCGAGGAGGTGCCCGACGCCGTGGCCGAGTGGGCCGAACGCGAACTGCTCGCACAACTCCACGAGGAAGCCCCCTGGCTCGCCGAGTATCCGACGCTCTCGTGGTTTTTCCTGCCGGTGTTGCTCTCGAAGGACGGCCGACACACCTCCCGGGAGTTCTTCAGGGACCACGCCGCGGGGTTTCCGGACTGCGACCGTGAGACGGCGCTGTCCTATTACGAGGAGTTACTGGAGGGCGGCGTCTTCCCGGATCGCTACGAGATGGCGGCGAAACTCGGGACCGCGGAGACGCTCAACCTGACGCGGATGAGCGCGACGATGAGTGAGTTTACCGTCGCGAAACTCTTAGACGAAGCGGGCTACGATCTCGCCCCCGAAAACGAGGTGTCCTCGGGCCACTCGATCGATTTCCGGGTCGACGGCGACGAACAGACGGGCCGACTCGTCGAAGTGACGCGCCCGCTTCCCCCCTCGAAACGTTCGGCCGGGTCGGCCGTCGCCGCGATCAAGGAGACTGTCGCGACCAAGACCGGTGGGCAACTCGCCGATCACGGCGGTGGGGTGACGCTGTTCGTCGACTGCTCGTCGTTCGATGACGGCGAATGGGCTCGAATCCTCGACGAACAGCCCGAGATCGGTCACCGGCCGGCTGTCGTCTTTCGCGTGCGGCCCGGTGGCAACACCGAAGCCTACACGCTCGGGTCCGTGCCGATCGCCCTCCCGGATGACGTCGAATTGGCGTAA
- a CDS encoding inositol monophosphatase family protein — translation MDASEELQVALRAAREAGSIAAEHAGTDFRDSKDTESKSSGNDLVTAVDRECEQRVTDVIGEAFPDDRVVGEENEIGVTGEGREWIVDPIDGTSNFATGYPYYCVSVGLRIDGEGVVGVVHSPDTALGRTWYAAAGEGAYRSDDHTLDGEPIAVSERDTLAGSMAFARLSERSRAWLASDLAVATSLLERESMVRRPGSSALNMCQIADGSADGYVVLSINDWDVAAGEVILREAGGGVRDRALEDGTRQVIASNGSIQGALETLIDQVVGDRR, via the coding sequence ATGGACGCTTCCGAGGAACTCCAGGTCGCCCTCCGGGCGGCCCGCGAGGCCGGATCGATCGCCGCTGAACACGCTGGCACTGACTTCCGTGACTCCAAGGATACCGAATCCAAGAGCAGCGGGAACGACCTCGTCACCGCCGTCGACCGCGAGTGCGAACAGCGGGTCACCGACGTGATCGGCGAGGCCTTCCCCGATGATCGCGTCGTCGGCGAGGAAAACGAGATCGGTGTCACCGGCGAAGGCCGGGAGTGGATCGTCGATCCGATCGACGGCACATCGAACTTCGCGACCGGGTATCCCTATTACTGCGTCTCGGTCGGCCTCCGGATCGACGGCGAAGGTGTCGTCGGCGTCGTCCACTCGCCCGATACCGCCCTGGGGCGGACGTGGTACGCCGCCGCTGGTGAGGGGGCCTACCGGAGCGACGACCACACGCTCGACGGCGAGCCGATCGCCGTCTCCGAACGCGACACGCTGGCCGGTAGCATGGCGTTCGCCCGGTTGAGCGAGCGGAGTCGGGCCTGGCTCGCGTCGGACCTCGCGGTCGCGACATCCCTCCTCGAACGCGAGAGCATGGTTCGACGGCCCGGGAGCTCCGCACTCAACATGTGCCAGATCGCGGATGGGAGCGCCGACGGCTACGTCGTGCTGTCGATCAACGACTGGGACGTCGCTGCGGGCGAAGTCATCCTCCGAGAGGCCGGCGGCGGGGTTCGGGATCGGGCGCTGGAGGATGGCACCCGCCAGGTGATCGCCTCGAACGGGTCGATTCAGGGCGCCCTCGAAACCCTGATTGACCAGGTCGTTGGTGACCGGCGGTAA
- a CDS encoding flippase: MDFTRSSLKLFASNVGRTTIRFLGIAVFARALGASEMGMFFLFQALLGMIAIPADFGFRGAIEKRISEGSEQSTYLTSALAVKLVPMALVVGLILVFQDAINGYIGAEFAVFLAIAIVIQDVSRLSTIVLRGELRVGETAILRVTRWAVWFGVSGLLVSQGMGVEALIYGLLAGLSVMLVWGWYRVSIPLGTVSLEHARSLFEYGRWGVISRVGWYFYSWMDVAIIGLLMTQADVGAYEIAWRVTLVVMLLSRSIATTLFPQASRWDAEEAYDRIEDMIRKTITPSMALVIPSFFITLVYAKEILGLVFGPEYTVAWVVLIILMGEKLLQSVHTILGRSLQAVDRPDLAAYATVASITVNLVLNVVLILEFGIAGAAVATASSFVLNTVLHAYFLSRFVTIDFPWLEIGWLTGAAAVMAGAIHAIGVVIPIDTLPRLLGILVVGVVVYAALTLANSSLRRKFVGEMQSLARGVAE; encoded by the coding sequence ATGGACTTCACACGCTCTAGTCTCAAGCTGTTTGCGAGCAACGTCGGCCGGACCACGATCCGGTTTCTCGGAATCGCGGTGTTCGCGCGGGCGCTGGGGGCCTCGGAGATGGGGATGTTCTTCCTGTTTCAGGCACTCCTGGGGATGATCGCCATCCCCGCGGACTTCGGCTTCCGCGGGGCTATCGAGAAGCGAATCAGCGAGGGCAGCGAGCAGAGCACGTATCTCACGAGTGCGCTGGCCGTCAAACTCGTCCCGATGGCGCTGGTGGTAGGGCTCATCCTCGTCTTCCAGGACGCTATCAACGGCTACATCGGCGCGGAGTTCGCGGTCTTTCTCGCTATCGCCATCGTGATCCAGGACGTCTCCCGGCTGTCGACCATCGTCCTCCGTGGCGAACTCCGGGTCGGCGAGACGGCGATCCTCCGGGTGACCCGGTGGGCCGTCTGGTTCGGCGTCAGCGGACTGCTCGTCAGCCAGGGCATGGGCGTCGAGGCATTGATCTACGGCCTGCTCGCGGGGCTAAGCGTCATGCTGGTCTGGGGCTGGTATCGGGTGTCGATCCCGCTCGGGACTGTCTCGCTCGAGCACGCCAGGTCGCTGTTCGAGTACGGCCGGTGGGGCGTGATCTCGCGGGTCGGCTGGTACTTCTACTCCTGGATGGACGTCGCGATCATCGGTCTGCTGATGACCCAGGCCGACGTCGGGGCCTACGAGATCGCCTGGCGGGTGACGCTGGTCGTGATGCTGTTGAGCCGCTCGATCGCGACGACGCTGTTCCCCCAGGCCAGCCGCTGGGACGCCGAGGAGGCCTACGACCGGATCGAGGACATGATCCGGAAGACGATCACGCCCTCGATGGCGCTGGTGATCCCCTCGTTTTTCATCACGCTGGTCTACGCGAAGGAGATCCTGGGACTGGTCTTCGGGCCGGAGTATACCGTCGCATGGGTCGTGTTGATCATCCTGATGGGGGAGAAACTACTGCAGTCGGTGCATACGATCCTCGGTCGGTCGCTGCAGGCGGTCGACCGGCCGGACCTGGCCGCCTACGCGACTGTCGCTTCCATCACCGTCAACCTCGTCCTGAACGTCGTGCTCATCCTGGAGTTCGGCATCGCCGGCGCGGCGGTCGCGACGGCCTCGTCGTTCGTCCTCAACACCGTCCTGCACGCGTACTTCCTCTCGCGGTTCGTGACGATCGACTTCCCGTGGCTCGAGATCGGATGGCTGACCGGTGCGGCCGCCGTGATGGCCGGGGCCATTCACGCCATCGGTGTCGTCATCCCGATCGACACCTTGCCGCGGTTGCTCGGTATCCTGGTGGTGGGTGTCGTCGTCTACGCAGCGCTCACGCTGGCAAACTCCTCGTTGCGTCGGAAGTTCGTCGGCGAGATGCAGTCGTTGGCCCGTGGCGTCGCCGAGTGA
- a CDS encoding alpha/beta hydrolase, whose amino-acid sequence MKLRNLLTTAVGTAGVIAGVNRVLTARAGDLEPPLVGADGTYRWRGFDITYTEAGDPDNPDVLLVHGISAASSSREFANVFESLSREYHVIAPDLPGFGRSDRPPLLYSSSLYETFLRDAIRSLVEEPRIVASSLSGGYAASAAAETDVDSLVLIAPTDSTMSDSPRSWLRTVFRAPLVGTGLFNLLVSKPGIKYFHRDHGYANMDNLTDETLEYQWKTAHQPGARYAPASFVSGYLDPDASLAETLAAVDAPVTLVWGRDADITPVSAGRALAKKTDSRLVVFDDAKLLPHVEHPAAFVGVVADDIDEAPSTAVSTT is encoded by the coding sequence ATGAAGCTCCGGAACCTCCTCACGACGGCTGTCGGCACTGCCGGCGTGATCGCTGGCGTCAATCGCGTTCTCACGGCCCGTGCCGGCGACCTCGAACCGCCACTGGTCGGGGCCGACGGAACCTACCGCTGGCGCGGCTTCGACATTACCTACACCGAGGCTGGCGATCCTGACAATCCTGATGTCCTGCTGGTCCATGGCATCTCGGCGGCTTCCTCCAGCCGCGAGTTCGCTAACGTGTTCGAATCCCTCTCCCGGGAGTACCACGTCATTGCCCCTGATCTCCCCGGCTTCGGCCGGTCGGATCGCCCACCGCTGCTGTACTCGTCGTCGCTGTACGAGACGTTCCTGCGGGACGCCATTCGAAGTCTCGTCGAGGAACCGCGGATCGTCGCGTCGTCGCTGTCCGGTGGCTACGCCGCCAGCGCCGCGGCCGAAACGGATGTCGATTCGCTCGTGTTGATCGCCCCGACTGACTCGACGATGAGCGACTCACCCCGGTCGTGGCTCCGGACGGTGTTCCGCGCGCCGCTGGTGGGTACCGGCCTGTTCAATCTGCTGGTCAGCAAACCGGGGATCAAATATTTCCACCGCGATCACGGCTACGCGAACATGGATAATCTGACGGACGAGACCCTCGAATACCAGTGGAAGACGGCCCACCAGCCCGGCGCACGCTACGCCCCGGCGTCGTTCGTCAGCGGCTACCTCGATCCGGATGCGTCGCTGGCGGAAACACTCGCTGCGGTCGACGCCCCGGTGACACTCGTCTGGGGACGTGACGCCGATATCACGCCCGTCTCCGCCGGTCGTGCGCTGGCAAAGAAGACCGACTCCCGCCTGGTCGTCTTCGACGACGCAAAGCTCCTCCCACACGTAGAACATCCCGCCGCGTTCGTCGGGGTCGTCGCCGACGATATCGACGAGGCCCCCTCGACGGCTGTTTCGACCACCTGA
- a CDS encoding ABC transporter permease subunit, producing the protein MNESWTRTIAVAQRAFDATVRSRALLAVGAGYAFVIFAIAWTTRGSGYLSLSLSLLTPLEVLVPVVAFAVGYRSILDDRVRGELAVVRTYPLSARSYVFGVFLGRLATVLVVVLVPLLIAGGSVGVFRAESISVLATHATADSPLVYLRTVVLTAIFVPVALAVAIAVSAIARTTRNAITLAIGGVLVLVVGLDIGFVAGLAGGFVPGEALSTLVAVSPLSAYRGLVLEVAIGPVAGDTIAGGVDPPAALAGLVVWTGGALAVAVRSAFRTNSR; encoded by the coding sequence ATGAACGAATCCTGGACCCGGACGATCGCAGTGGCCCAGCGCGCTTTCGACGCGACTGTCCGGAGTCGAGCGCTCCTCGCGGTTGGTGCGGGCTATGCGTTCGTGATCTTCGCCATCGCCTGGACGACTCGGGGCAGTGGCTATCTCTCGCTGTCGCTATCGCTGCTCACACCGCTTGAAGTGCTGGTGCCCGTGGTGGCCTTCGCGGTCGGCTACCGGTCGATCCTCGACGATCGCGTCCGGGGTGAACTCGCCGTCGTTCGCACGTATCCGCTGTCGGCTCGATCGTACGTCTTCGGCGTGTTCCTGGGTCGGCTGGCGACAGTGCTTGTCGTCGTTCTCGTTCCCCTGTTGATCGCCGGGGGATCCGTGGGTGTGTTCCGTGCGGAGTCCATTTCCGTCCTGGCGACCCACGCGACCGCCGATTCCCCGCTGGTCTACCTGCGGACGGTCGTATTGACCGCGATCTTCGTGCCGGTGGCGCTTGCGGTCGCCATCGCCGTCTCGGCGATCGCCCGGACGACCCGCAACGCGATCACGCTGGCCATCGGCGGCGTTCTGGTACTGGTCGTCGGCCTGGATATCGGGTTCGTGGCCGGTCTCGCGGGCGGCTTCGTTCCCGGGGAGGCATTGTCGACGCTCGTCGCTGTGAGTCCGCTCTCGGCCTATCGCGGACTCGTCCTCGAAGTCGCCATTGGACCAGTGGCTGGCGACACGATCGCCGGGGGCGTCGATCCGCCGGCTGCACTCGCCGGGCTAGTCGTCTGGACGGGCGGCGCGCTTGCCGTCGCGGTCCGGTCGGCGTTCCGAACGAACTCGCGGTAG
- a CDS encoding ABC transporter ATP-binding protein produces MSDSGSGAAGQSSNAESTDGEPDSHDGKEAVLTLQGIQQAFGDVSVLDGVSLDVQPGSVTCLLGPNGSGKSTLLSIAAGLRTPDDGTVTRRTDAPREVGYLPQHPAFRPHFTVAETIEFYGSLVVMDVDESSILKQVGLEAVADRRVEHLSGGMVRLLGLAQATVGSPPVVVLDEPASGLDPQLRRHIADVIADLAADGAAVLMATHDLDAAARIADAIRVLDDGEFVAGGSSQAVRADTDTDSLGAAIDALIDREDAIGVRAGAGDRR; encoded by the coding sequence GTGAGCGATAGTGGTTCCGGAGCTGCCGGACAGTCCAGTAATGCCGAGTCGACTGATGGCGAACCGGACTCGCATGACGGGAAGGAAGCCGTCCTGACGCTCCAGGGAATTCAGCAAGCGTTTGGGGATGTCTCCGTCCTCGACGGGGTGTCACTCGACGTCCAGCCCGGCTCGGTGACGTGTCTGCTCGGGCCGAATGGCTCGGGGAAGTCGACGCTCCTTTCGATCGCGGCTGGCCTCCGAACGCCGGATGACGGGACAGTTACCAGACGAACCGATGCCCCACGCGAGGTCGGGTATCTCCCCCAGCACCCGGCGTTTCGCCCCCACTTCACGGTCGCCGAGACGATCGAATTCTACGGTTCCCTCGTGGTGATGGATGTCGACGAGTCTTCGATCCTCAAGCAAGTGGGGCTCGAAGCCGTTGCCGACCGCCGGGTCGAGCATCTCTCGGGCGGGATGGTTCGGCTCCTCGGGCTGGCACAGGCGACCGTCGGCTCGCCACCGGTTGTGGTGCTCGATGAGCCGGCCAGTGGTCTCGACCCCCAACTTCGTCGACACATCGCCGACGTGATCGCTGATCTCGCCGCCGATGGGGCGGCCGTGCTCATGGCGACCCATGATCTCGACGCGGCCGCGCGTATCGCCGACGCTATCCGTGTCCTCGACGACGGCGAGTTCGTCGCCGGAGGGTCGTCCCAGGCAGTGAGGGCGGACACGGACACCGACTCACTGGGGGCCGCCATCGACGCTCTGATCGACCGCGAGGACGCCATCGGCGTCCGGGCCGGGGCGGGTGATCGGCGATGA
- a CDS encoding NosD domain-containing protein, which translates to MRVTLVLAVLGVVIGGASLAFAADPGASASAQPVPFSDTLTTGLTGVDVQQARAAGTEIPRVEVFYSQYQYIVGYYGVDSAVSALSREATTRQFGRPVAIYVSDYSGADPRLTDDDYLTVASDPAVGWTRASEASFVVETPARTPGGPAIVPFSDGTDAGDFAERYGGSVRDWEDLHPREDEPRSSWLRNASTDRAAWADRTVTHRRPLLDRPVAVTVGQDVPTLAGAIDAAPPNTTIRLPPGIYDGNVTVEKPITIRGAGERTRVVGDNGTVFRVTEPNVSLAGLSITGVGGANTGTPANASGTAGDWDEGVRTTYGYGDAAVVFDGANRSLLSNVAIETPASGAIVRDSDGVVVEDIAIDGTTHWQDGFMGVLAMDSRIVVQNNTFTGGRDAVYTHHADGLVVRNNRMTGMRFGVHEMYTSGTVVANNTVRDADIGVVVMTRPRSNAILDNRVSASDVGISVGGSVSLVANNTLVANRYGMDLGAQRSTVEYNVLLDNEVGLRTGTIVPTNRVTGNDVIDNDRYVDTGRGPVRVWTGNYWGPLPGRDADADGRFDRAFRPTGPVDSAVGTSEGAATLATSPAVAVLRRFQAAVPGLRSANVIDDEPRIEPINPDKIAAARNGSAANEGVLP; encoded by the coding sequence ATGCGCGTCACGCTCGTCCTCGCCGTGCTCGGGGTCGTGATCGGCGGGGCGAGCCTCGCGTTCGCGGCCGATCCCGGTGCGAGCGCGAGCGCACAGCCGGTGCCGTTCTCGGACACGCTCACGACCGGCCTGACGGGCGTCGACGTCCAGCAGGCCCGCGCCGCGGGCACTGAGATCCCTCGGGTCGAGGTGTTTTACTCCCAGTATCAGTACATCGTCGGCTATTATGGCGTTGACTCGGCAGTTTCGGCGCTGTCCCGCGAGGCCACGACCCGGCAGTTCGGGCGTCCCGTGGCCATCTACGTCAGTGACTACTCGGGTGCCGATCCCCGACTCACTGACGACGATTATCTCACCGTCGCGTCCGATCCCGCAGTCGGGTGGACGCGAGCCAGCGAGGCGTCATTTGTCGTCGAGACTCCCGCGCGGACCCCTGGCGGTCCGGCGATCGTCCCGTTCAGCGATGGGACCGACGCCGGGGACTTCGCCGAGCGATACGGGGGCAGTGTTCGGGACTGGGAGGACCTCCACCCGCGCGAGGACGAACCGCGGTCGTCGTGGCTCCGCAACGCGTCGACAGATCGCGCGGCCTGGGCCGACCGGACCGTCACGCACCGTCGGCCACTGCTGGATCGGCCAGTCGCAGTCACGGTCGGCCAGGATGTCCCGACGCTCGCCGGAGCGATCGACGCCGCGCCGCCGAACACCACGATCCGACTGCCGCCTGGAATCTACGACGGGAACGTCACCGTCGAGAAGCCGATCACGATCCGGGGAGCGGGCGAACGGACGCGCGTCGTCGGCGACAACGGGACGGTGTTTCGGGTAACCGAACCGAACGTCAGCCTCGCCGGACTGTCGATCACCGGTGTGGGTGGGGCGAACACGGGCACGCCAGCCAACGCGTCCGGGACCGCCGGCGACTGGGACGAGGGTGTTCGGACGACCTACGGCTACGGCGACGCCGCGGTCGTCTTCGACGGGGCGAACCGCTCGCTGCTGTCGAATGTCGCCATCGAGACGCCAGCAAGCGGCGCAATCGTTCGGGACAGTGACGGCGTGGTCGTCGAGGACATCGCGATCGACGGGACAACCCACTGGCAGGACGGGTTCATGGGCGTCCTCGCGATGGACTCCCGGATCGTGGTCCAAAACAACACGTTCACCGGCGGCCGGGACGCCGTCTACACCCACCACGCCGACGGACTCGTCGTCCGAAACAACCGCATGACCGGGATGCGCTTTGGCGTCCACGAGATGTACACGTCCGGGACGGTGGTGGCGAACAACACTGTCCGGGACGCGGACATCGGCGTCGTCGTCATGACGCGACCGCGATCGAACGCGATCCTCGACAATCGGGTTTCGGCGAGTGACGTGGGCATTTCGGTGGGCGGGAGCGTCTCGCTCGTAGCCAACAACACGCTCGTGGCTAATCGCTATGGCATGGATCTCGGTGCCCAGCGATCGACCGTCGAATATAACGTCTTGCTCGACAATGAGGTGGGCCTTCGAACGGGGACGATCGTCCCGACCAACCGCGTGACGGGCAACGACGTGATCGACAACGATCGATACGTCGACACCGGACGCGGCCCGGTTCGGGTGTGGACAGGCAACTACTGGGGGCCTCTTCCGGGCCGTGATGCCGACGCTGACGGCCGGTTCGACCGGGCATTTCGACCGACAGGGCCGGTCGACAGCGCCGTGGGGACGTCCGAGGGAGCGGCGACGCTCGCGACTTCGCCCGCCGTCGCGGTGCTTCGTCGCTTCCAGGCCGCTGTTCCAGGTCTCCGGTCCGCGAACGTGATCGACGACGAGCCGCGGATCGAGCCGATCAATCCCGACAAGATCGCGGCGGCACGGAACGGATCGGCTGCCAATGAGGGGGTGCTGCCGTGA
- a CDS encoding nitrous oxide reductase accessory protein NosL — MPGPRGHEGQVSAREHAECVQHGLTRRGLLAAIGGGAAVSAAGCLSTQTPEPVTVRDDDACDVCGMIIPQHPGPSAEVFYRNHDPSGHENPARFDSTWEAFQYDFERRDRGWSRAAFYVTDYSSVEYEIFTDDGTTFISTHPSAEAFTHASEVTFVVASSVEGAMGRDLIGFSGDDDATAFADEYGGSRAQFGDVTRSMIGELAQT, encoded by the coding sequence GTGCCTGGGCCCCGTGGGCACGAGGGACAGGTCAGCGCACGGGAGCACGCCGAGTGTGTGCAGCATGGGCTCACACGGCGAGGACTTCTTGCGGCGATCGGCGGTGGCGCGGCGGTCAGCGCCGCGGGCTGTCTCTCGACGCAAACCCCCGAACCGGTCACCGTGCGTGACGACGACGCCTGTGACGTCTGTGGCATGATCATCCCCCAACATCCCGGCCCGAGCGCCGAGGTGTTCTACCGGAACCACGACCCGTCGGGTCACGAGAACCCGGCTCGATTCGACAGTACCTGGGAGGCATTCCAGTACGATTTCGAGCGCCGCGACCGCGGCTGGTCCCGCGCAGCGTTTTACGTGACTGACTATTCGAGCGTCGAATACGAGATTTTCACGGACGACGGCACGACGTTCATCTCGACGCATCCGTCGGCCGAGGCGTTCACGCACGCTTCCGAAGTTACGTTCGTCGTGGCGTCGTCCGTCGAGGGCGCGATGGGCCGGGACCTCATTGGATTCTCCGGCGATGACGACGCGACGGCGTTTGCCGACGAGTACGGCGGGTCGAGGGCACAGTTCGGCGACGTGACCAGATCGATGATCGGCGAACTGGCCCAGACGTAG
- a CDS encoding SCO family protein has product MNRRQYLGAIGGGIAALSAGCSTAESDTTVTSERSIDASNTYLDTPDLRAEPSILPYPAYGQSLPDVTLSDPLAGDSVSIDSDGRDTLITFFYSHCQTVCPRLISALRNVQAKAIEDNRIDTTAFQAVTFDPERDDADRLGGYADRMNVALDENWRFLAPDSPEDAKEIVMDEFGVRFERTHPEEMDKYMFTHRSLILLVNADGYVERSYTDSTPSWQSIYDDLRTLRDREA; this is encoded by the coding sequence GTGAACAGACGACAATATCTCGGGGCCATCGGCGGTGGGATCGCCGCGCTTTCGGCCGGGTGTTCGACCGCCGAGTCGGATACCACAGTGACGAGCGAGCGTTCGATCGATGCATCGAATACCTATCTCGATACACCCGATCTGCGGGCCGAACCGTCGATTCTGCCGTATCCAGCGTACGGACAATCACTTCCCGATGTCACGCTGTCAGATCCGCTTGCAGGCGACTCCGTCTCGATCGACAGCGACGGTCGCGACACGCTGATCACGTTCTTCTATAGCCACTGTCAGACGGTCTGTCCCCGGTTGATCTCTGCTCTGCGAAACGTGCAGGCGAAGGCAATCGAGGACAACCGCATCGACACGACGGCCTTCCAGGCAGTCACGTTCGATCCCGAACGCGACGACGCGGACCGGCTGGGAGGCTACGCCGACCGAATGAACGTCGCCCTGGATGAGAACTGGCGGTTTCTGGCCCCGGATTCGCCCGAAGACGCCAAGGAGATCGTCATGGACGAGTTCGGCGTCCGGTTCGAGCGGACCCATCCCGAGGAGATGGACAAGTACATGTTCACGCATCGCTCGCTCATTTTGCTGGTCAACGCCGATGGATACGTCGAACGGTCCTACACCGACTCGACGCCGTCGTGGCAGTCGATATACGACGACCTCCGGACCCTCCGAGATCGGGAAGCATAG
- a CDS encoding TlpA disulfide reductase family protein, translating into MRRRDLLAGVGGAAVVGAGGYLAVSTDDGRIDPVAVDTFETPNSAASELRVPVEGQVTVVDLFATWCQPCKPALDALRTVQAETTDIAFVSVTNEVLGGELSRDDVLAWWDAYGGAWPVGHDPEGSLLASLGASTLPYTAVVDPNGRVVWAETGVPDPERVSQAIDDARP; encoded by the coding sequence ATGCGACGGCGCGATCTCCTCGCTGGCGTGGGCGGCGCGGCGGTCGTCGGGGCTGGCGGGTATCTGGCGGTCTCCACCGACGACGGCAGAATCGATCCAGTCGCCGTCGACACATTCGAGACGCCGAACAGCGCTGCTTCCGAACTGCGGGTCCCCGTCGAAGGACAGGTCACCGTCGTCGATTTGTTCGCGACATGGTGTCAACCGTGCAAGCCCGCTCTCGACGCACTCCGGACGGTCCAGGCGGAAACCACTGACATCGCGTTCGTCTCGGTCACCAACGAAGTGCTGGGCGGAGAACTCTCCCGGGACGACGTGCTCGCGTGGTGGGACGCGTACGGCGGGGCCTGGCCCGTCGGCCACGACCCCGAGGGGAGCCTGCTGGCGAGTCTCGGAGCATCGACGTTGCCATACACGGCTGTGGTGGACCCGAACGGGCGAGTCGTCTGGGCGGAGACGGGCGTCCCGGACCCGGAACGAGTGAGCCAAGCGATCGACGACGCCCGGCCATGA